One stretch of Phaeodactylum tricornutum CCAP 1055/1 chromosome 9, whole genome shotgun sequence DNA includes these proteins:
- a CDS encoding predicted protein, whose translation MSGNNMESLLLGGDDSSSGESDSEAAAAAPRTSQSTPTAQSSISANNQYSNAPPTAGMSQSEMSQRLKSLYSSPGNSNTSRPPVSAPQPQSYPQQPQPYASGPAAHSSQQQQQQQQQQPQQQASSAPLMRQHSQPSTQPPTVQHVGAGGGGGGVRHATHPNVMMQSRAPPSSSQISHHPQSRHSLTSSTSNSARAHDPFEPTPVSHILQRQQEKAHQRQQHQHQQLQQPQSQQQQQQTRPTMPSGGGGPTNSQSGRSAYSQHPLAPSQQQQRQQALSSSQGHHRATSSMQTAITSNSSNSGVRTSHSSNTMPNTNHPSGLTSPSGGSSSRTSSMPTNPQDRAAMEREIKKQKEKFLVFTRVLLKYLEQKDPPVHAKVKAIIKDCAERNKRQEPGYESVTKLMRARLKQVVDEAYWKRAENYLHHFMVQKAKTAQAGSSSAAVVLADDKTSGVSLPGPSTNGSSATTSVEAAERKKAELQRLRQLQLAHQKQAVASRSATSTGQTAASVRQEVSKQSAPRQQAAQPSPAAAPSASSATPSSTPPTAASTKGKSGQSTKKSPNASKSRKSSTSPTPRRTSNASGSGAASAAPTASEAKKDPVVPPPVREYKEFMEMVDHAIHLGDWSTTALMLGSKTSSQLSEEQRNLLYSDPSPIGAIVPPESMLLRPEWGRTNIISSRVAWARLRLREQNIDTNSTLPVVGDNPLTSISYNGDGSKVTLISRQKATAWFNEDTAEKDSTLAVLSEGCEIYLKSVLEKALHCARQRQNLDGIRLWHQQSTPGAPQPPLTIRLGCDVSRQVARAAGNAAMTCKRMEEALERQSDLSSAQRTLSNATLSGATSMAELSLKPKLARGAEDANYEAKRSFEIYGGKESSQPPLGRVPKKAKLEVADFLAGMHLVNPGKHRARTVSSSFAF comes from the coding sequence ATGTCGGGCAACAATATGGAGAGCTTGCTTTTGGGTGGggacgattcgtcgtcggGAGAATCGGACAGCGaagccgctgccgccgcgcCAAGGACGAGTCAGAGTACTCCCACAGCGCAATCGTCGATCTCCGCCAACAACCAATACTCGAACGCGCCCCCGACGGCTGGGATGAGCCAGTCGGAAATGTCGCAACGCTTAAAGTCTCTCTATTCTTCGCCGGGAAATTCCAATACTAGTCGTCCTCCAGTCTCGGCACCGCAACCGCAGTCCTATCCCCAGCAGCCGCAACCCTACGCTTCCGGTCCTGCCGCTCACAGCagccagcagcagcaacaacaacaacaacagcaaccacaacaacaagcatCATCTGCCCCCCTCATGCGGCAGCATTCTCAGCCGTCCACACAGCCTCCCACAGTCCAACACGTTGGCGCCGGGGGAGGGGGAGGAGGAGTTCGGCATGCGACGCACCCCAACGTTATGATGCAGTCGCGGGCGCCCCCATCTTCTTCCCAGATTTCTCATCATCCACAATCTCGCCACTCGTTGACAAGTTCTACTTCCAACTCTGCTCGTGCTCATGATCCCTTTGAACCGACACCAGTATCGCACATTCtacaacgccaacaagaaaaagcgCACCAACGTCAGCAACATCAACACCAGCAGCTACAGCAACCACaatcgcaacaacaacaacaacaaactCGTCCAACCATGCCTTCTGGTGGTGGAGGACCGACCAATAGTCAGTCCGGGCGCTCGGCCTATTCCCAACACCCCCTGGCGCCCtcgcaacaacagcaacgacaacaggCATTGTCGAGTAGTCAGGGACATCATAGGGCCACCTCGAGTATGCAGACCGCCATCACCTCCAACAGCTCCAACAGTGGTGTTCGGACGTCTCATTCGTCCAATACGATGCCGAATACGAATCATCCCAGTGGATTGACATCACCCTCTGGCGGGTCGTCGTCTCGTACGAGTTCCATGCCAACCAATCCACAGGACCGGGCAGCCATGGAACGCGAAAtaaagaaacaaaaggaaaagtttcTCGTCTTCACGCGAGTCTTACTCAAATATTTGGAGCAAAAAGATCCTCCGGTACACGCGAAGGTCAAGGCCATCATTAAAGACTGTGCCGAACGCAATAAGCGCCAAGAACCGGGATACGAATCTGTTACCAAGCTAATGCGCGCTCGCCTCAAGCAAGTGGTGGACGAAGCCTACTGGAAGCGCGCTGAGAACTACTTACACCATTTCATGGTGCAAAAAGCCAAGACAGCCCAGGCAGGTTCCAGCTCGGCCGCTGTTGTACTTGCTGACGACAAGACGAGTGGTGTCAGTCTTCCCGGTCCAAGCACTAACGGGAGTAGCGCTACTACGTCAGTGGAAGCAGCAGAACGTAAAAAGGCCGAATTGCAGAGGCTACGACAACTGCAGCTCGCCCACCAAAAACAGGCTGTGGCATCCCGATCAGCTACATCCACCGGCCAAACAGCTGCGTCCGTGCGTCAAGAAGTCTCTAAGCAATCGGCACCGCGACAGCAAGCAGCGCAGCCATCCCCTGCAGCCGCTCcttccgcttcttcggcCACACCGTCTTCGACACCGCCGACAGCCGCGTCGACCAAAGGAAAGTCCGGTCAGTCTACCAAGAAATCACCCAACGCGAGTAAATCTCGAAAAAGCTCTACGTCGCCCACGCCGCGTCGTACTTCCAATGCCAGCGGAAGCGGAGCTGCATCCGCCGCCCCAACTGCCTCTGAAGCGAAGAAAGACCCTGTGGTGCCTCCACCGGTTCGAGAATACAAGGAATTTATGGAAATGGTTGACCACGCTATTCATCTTGGTGACTGGTCGACCACAGCTCTAATGCTTGGTTCCAAGACAAGCTCGCAATTATCTGAAGAACAACGCAATTTGCTGTATAGTGATCCCTCCCCCATCGGCGCCATAGTGCCGCCCGAATCGATGTTGTTACGACCCGAGTGGGGGCGGACCAACATTATTTCGAGCCGCGTTGCTTGGGCACGCCTTCGTTTGCGTGAACAAAATATTGACACAAACAGCACACTTCCGGTTGTTGGTGACAACCCTTTGACGTCAATATCTTACAATGGCGACGGCTCCAAAGTGACGCTTATTTCCCGTCAGAAAGCGACTGCATGGTTCAACGAAGATACGGCTGAGAAGGATTCGACACTCGCGGTTCTTTCTGAAGGGTGCGAGATCTATCTCAAATctgtcttggaaaaggccCTGCACTGTGCAAGGCAACGACAGAATCTGGACGGCATTCGACTGTGGCATCAGCAAAGCACTCCAGGAGCGCCTCAACCGCCGTTGACCATTCGCCTTGGTTGTGATGTATCTCGACAAGTTGCTCGAGCTGCAGGCAACGCAGCCATGACTTGCAAACGTAtggaagaagctttggaacgacaaTCTGATCTTTCGTCAGCACAACGCACTTTGAGCAATGCCACGTTAAGTGGAGCGACGAGTATGGCTGAGTTGTCTCTGAAACCAAAGCTAGCTCGGGGGGCCGAAGACGCAAACTACGAAGCCAAGCGAAGCTTTGAAATCTACGGTGGCAAAGAAAGCAGTCAGCCACCATTGGGACGTGTTCCCAAAAAGGCTAAGTTGGAGGTGGCGGACTTTCTTGCCGGTATGCACTTGGTCAATCCCGGAAAGCATCGTGCCAGGACTGTGTCCTCGTCATTTGCGTTTTGA
- a CDS encoding predicted protein, with amino-acid sequence MAANKSNLVVFPDNLPTPQDMGWIDEDDETQATTAPPFFQDACAVHDDDDFSEESRLQHGQDLSQSERKFRRLRYALASLKLRRQKPFIENRALACRQDESTESSPTHCSQHPNEATCGWETHSETANVVVESKAGNDRWDRPFRRMRHRKPSKPKFHRDLLVDLDIDCGNHLQDVSLNTFFQQGHLESAKKKRDDILSFGEINAETRGTIMSGLAVDFDDGCAQLAIQPHPFEHGTDDDVRVNEWIRDDESLGVAFSHPAAGTSAVSPESTCKPRPPLPQWLESTNDSDWEWLESRQDEESVEVILSNVSPVMIKIESTHWENVGRSFSPDIFDDAMSEFNQASPTVKATPLHIPKKSDASRQSPLRVISALHGDFEAPYDESQEKSSFLVSSDYSPKRGDVRNSNILPVFVA; translated from the coding sequence ATGGCGGCGAACAAGTCCAACCTTGTCGTCTTCCCCGACAACCTGCCCACCCCGCAAGATATGGGTTGGatcgacgaggacgatgaaaCGCAGGCTACCACAGCTCCGCCATTTTTCCAGGATGCTTGTGccgtccacgacgacgacgactttaGTGAAGAATCGCGACTACAACACGGACAAGACTTGAGCCAGTCCGAACGCAAGTTTCGGCGGTTACGCTACGCCTTGGCGAGTTTGAAACTGCGGCGCCAGAAACCGTTCATAGAGAACAGGGCCTTGGCTTGCCGTCAGGACGAAAGTACCGAAAGCTCTCCCACTCACTGCAGCCAGCATCCAAACGAAGCTACCTGCGGCTGGGAGACGCATTCAGAAACGGCCAatgtcgttgtcgaaagcAAAGCTGGCAACGATCGATGGGATCGCCCATTTCGACGCATGCGTCATCGCAAGCCGTCCAAACCCAAATTCCATAGAGATCTTTTGGTCGACCTAGATATCGATTGCGGCAATCACCTACAAGATGTATCACTTAATACTTTTTTCCAACAAGGTCACTTGGAAAGCGCCAAAAAGAAGCGGGACGATATACTCTCTTTCGGAGAGATCAATGCCGAAACCCGTGGGACTATCATGTCCGGCTTGGCTGTagattttgacgacggcTGTGCCCAGCTTGCAATCCAGCCACATCCTTTTGAACATGGCACAGACGACGATGTACGGGTCAATGAATGGATACGAGACGACGAATCATTAGGGGTTGCCTTTTCACATCCAGCGGCAGGGACTTCGGCGGTTTCACCGGAATCCACCTGCAAACCTCGACCTCCTCTGCCGCAGTGGTTGGAATCAACCAATGACAGTGATTGGGAGTGGTTAGAATCAAGACAAGATGAAGAAAGCGTGGAGGTGATCTTATCCAATGTTTCGCCTGTAATGATTAAAATTGAGAGTACCCACTGGGAGAATGTCGGTCGATCGTTCTCGCCAGACATTTTTGACGATGCGATGAGCGAATTTAATCAAGCGAGTCCAACCGTGAAGGCTACTCCTTTGCATATTCCAAAGAAGAGTGATGCTTCACGCCAATCGCCCTTGCGCGTGATATCAGCATTGCACGGTGATTTTGAGGCTCCCTACGATGAAAGCCAAGAAAAGTCAAGTTTTTTGGTATCCTCGGACTACTCGCCGAAACGAGGCGACGTTCGCAATAGTAACATCCTTCCTGTTTTCGTCGCATGA
- a CDS encoding predicted protein, producing MSVPKAPTLNFIEASETTIVVEFDPSSDAGVSYILQWKDHSQPWSAASTKTIRASSGKTKAEAEPLEPGTTYCVRLMVRDASGQDGEPSPQLVLDTEQVGCTPKADKACCILL from the exons ATGTCCGTACCAAAAGCACCAACGCTTAATTTCATCGAAGCTTCGGAG ACCACGATTGTTGTCGAGTTTGATCCCTCGTCGGATGCCGGAGTGTCCTACATTTTGCAGTGGAAAGACCATTCGCAACCTTGGTCGGCGGCAAGTACCAAGACTATACGGGCGTCGTCTGGAAAGACTAAAGCCGAGGCGGAGCCGCTCGAGCCGGGAACCACGTACTGTGTCCGACTGATGGTGCGGGACGCTTCTGGCCAGGACGGAGAGCCTAGTCCGCAACTCGTGCTTGATACCGAGCAAGTTGGATGTACACCCAAAGCGGACAAGGCATGCTGCATCCTTCTATAA
- a CDS encoding predicted protein: MASFRLLPHGVYSLIPTVLTSMAWLASIFQDNCGFARLSGDIVADMTSSTEVPWLEVGFTAFREPRHNMQTNQWEVVYTGTCLPYPDVVEIDLIWKTSKAFAFLALVLGGGGTFFLWFSTCCVFSRGTWRWAGYEVLFASFFQALAYIWFRTAMCTSNQCDMSNGSNADIVATLLWFMAAVVIFARYPKPAEPIENDGVMMDPDSVALPSMTVQSSESLAQGTVTTADFQSEASMEEVELESRDVQVSGQDSRQERRSKSMEEAEIV; encoded by the coding sequence ATGGCGTCATTCCGTCTGTTGCCCCACGGAGTTTACTCGTTAATTCCGACCGTATTGACTTCCATGGCTTGGCTGGCGAGTATTTTTCAGGACAATTGCGGCTTTGCCCGGCTTTCCGGGGACATTGTCGCAGACATGACCTCCTCCACAGAGGTACCGTGGCTAGAAGTTGGCTTCACCGCTTTCCGAGAGCCACGCCACAATATGCAAACGAACCAATGGGAAGTCGTGTATACCGGAACATGCCTCCCTTACCCGGACGTAGTTGAAATAGACTTGATTTGGAAGACTTCCAAggcctttgcctttttggCACTAGTACTGGGCGGCGGTGGCACCTTTTTCCTATGGTTCAGCACGTGCTGCGTCTTTTCGCGCGGGACATGGCGATGGGCAGGCTACGAAGTTCTCTTTGCTTCGTTCTTTCAAGCCTTGGCCTACATTTGGTTCCGGACCGCAATGTGTACGAGCAACCAGTGTGACATGTCAAATGGATCCAACGCTGATATAGTAGCAACCTTGCTTTGGTTCATGGCAGCCGTCGTAATCTTTGCGCGCTATCCAAAACCAGCGGAACCGATAGAGAATGATGGTGTAATGATGGACCCAGATAGTGTTGCCTTACCGTCAATGACGGTCCAGTCGAGCGAGTCGCTGGCACAAGGAACGGTTACTACTGCAGATTTTCAATCAGAAGCTTCAATGGAGGAAGTAGAGTTGGAATCGCGAGATGTACAAGTATCCGGCCAAGATTCTCGACAAGAAAGACGTAGCAAAAgtatggaagaagccgagaTAGTATAG
- a CDS encoding predicted protein has translation MSNDDASLREQHLDWSSKQGRILTANGTASSLYTSERGFSFRSDELPHHFLQLGTIHDVHPRLPNTQVLLPIVGAWKRTFFYGGWEYTCEADEITFNLQTHSLFIDLRVPRSRNELLRNRVTASVPPTSLDDLDATQLRYYARQHCFAGYTHGSFTDDAASRTGMDCCCTRHHCIDWNYVGTGRDRPNKWWVQLHENQSGNTWKEWAYATNDCAQHYYCEQWERLPQDDPPSNVPVVAFRKRRNQNSPERDGVLVIVGDHFNYCVDRQSMAGFEKYAACTSLVATVDAAIKADDLVSARAWLSLRGGHGRISEGWIVDNAIEFWTEGKALWEKEDLSTTGNALEDFCLVWNGEPWDLYESNVQNTHDLKVLLHTGLRKRTTLKSGSGAPKKPDLTVTVTNHERMNTRGRFCPTNFPSIPIIGLLHQAIRTGIESLRVLTSPSLLNYHFAMNHSRTIQAKFSALSVEADTFRREADKATQERLRVEQELQALHAKQKEITHQIRVGQDALGSFDREKAALLNEKKRLDAQLQQERTLLEQCCAESDALVSEEVQAKQEFVKELSQANKDLSDLLLGQEDRRLRSLLSVQTVPALLATIQEVSSPDSSDSSSGSELEAAIASLKEETEAYNRNLEHQKHLEEQIATFRQRFLSISASGKNQVMCRRRIHSRASKLVSPPSFYSSEPQSIAEEQLNELESVWSQNREDEEDSDPNSRLTNVADVSPVHLQLFYGTEKHEENMDVEGSGDVDAMTL, from the exons ATGAGCAACGACGACGCTTCACTCAGAGAACAACATTTGGATTGGAGTTCCAAACAAGGTCGGATTCTTACCGCGAACGGAACCGCCTCGTCGCTCTATACGTCGGAACGAGGTTTTTCTTTCCGATCTGACGAATTGCCCCACCATTTCTTGCAACTGGGAACCATTCACGACGTCCATCCCCGCCTACCAAACACACAAGTCCTCTTGCCCATTGTCGGCGCCTGGAAGCGGACTTTCTTCTACGGAGGGTGGGAGTATACCTGCGAAGCGGACGAAATCACCTTTAATCTACAAACGCACTCGCTCTTTATCGATTTGCGAGTTCCACGCAGTCGCAACGAACTCTTGCGCAATCGCGTCACGGCATCCGTGCCGCCAACGTCGctggacgatttggacgcAACCCAACTACGCTATTACGCCAGGCAACACTGCTTCGCGGGATACACGCACGGAAGTTTCACGGATGATGCCGCCTCCAGAACGGGAATGGACTGTTGCTGTACCCGACACCACTGTATCGACTGGAACTACGTGGGAACCGGACGAGATCGACCCAACAAATGGTGGGTACAACTGCACGAAAATCAATCAGGCAACACCTGGAAAGAATGGGCCTACGCAACAAACGACTGTGCACAGCATTACTATTGTGAGCAATGGGAACGGCTCCCGCAGGATGATCCGCCCTCAAACGTACCCGTGGTTGCCTTTCGCAAGCGCCGAAACCAGAATAGTCCGGAACGCGACGGGGTATTGGTTATTGTAGGTGATCACTTTAATTACTGCGTGGATCGACAATCGATGGCTGGTTTTGAAAAGTACGCGGCTTGTACCTCTTTGGTGGCCACGGTGGATGCCGCCATCAAGGCAGACGATTTGGTATCGGCCCGCGCTTGGTTGAGTTTGCGAGGTGGCCACGGACGAATTTCCGAAGGGTGGATCGTTGATAACGCCATTGAGTTTTGGACGGAAGGTAAAGCTCTGTGGGAAAAGGAAGACCTTTCAACGACCGGGAATGCACTGGAGGATTTTTGTCTCGTTTGGAACGGAGAACCCTGGGATCTGTACGAGTCGAACGTCCAAAATACGCACGACCTAAAAGTTCTCTTGCACACCGGTCTCCGCAAGCGAACAA CCTTAAAATCCGGGTCTGGCGCGCCAAAAAAACCCgacttgacagtgactgttACGAATCACGAAAGGATGAACACCCGTGGACGTTTCTGTCCCACCAACTTTCCCTCCATCCCAATCATTGGATTGTTGCACCAAGCAATCCGCACTGGTATCGAGTCACTTCGCGTCTTGACCTCCCCTTCTTTACTAAACTATCACTTTGCCATGAACCACTCGCGAACGATACAGGCCAAATTTAGTGCTTTGTCCGTGGAGGCCGATACGTTCCGTCGAGAAGCGGACAAGGCGACCCAGGAACGCCTCCGTGTCGAGCAGGAGCTTCAAGCGCTGCACGCCAAGCAAAAAGAGATTACGCACCAAATACGGGTTGGACAAGACGCACTAGGCTCGTTCGATCGCGAGAAAGCTGCTTTACTCAACGAAAAGAAGCGCCTGGACGCTCAGCTTCAGCAGGAACGCACTCTCTTGGAACAATGCTGTGCCGAGAGTGACGCTCTCGTATCGGAGGAAGTCCAAGCCAAGCAAGAATTTGTCAAGGAATTGTCTCAAGCTAACAAAGATCTTTCCGATCTTTTGCTTGGTCAAGAAGACCGACGCCTCCGCAGTCTTCTGTCGGTCCAAACGGTTCCTGCCTTGCTGGCTACTATCCAGGAAGTGTCTTCTCCCGATTCGAGCGATTCCTCCAGCGGTTCAGAGCTCGAAGCCGCAATTGCAAGCTTGAAAGAAGAAACCGAAGCATACAATCGTAACCTGGAGCATCAAAAACATCTCGAAGAGCAGATTGCGACTTTTCGACAGCGTTTCCTTTCCATATCAGCTTCTGGCAAGAATCAGGTAATGTGCCGACGTAGGATTCATAGTCGAGCGTCGAAATTGGTCTCACCGCCTTCATTTTATTCTTCGGAACCACAGAGTATTGCGGAAGAGCAATTGAACGAGTTGGAAAGTGTATGGTCCCAAAACCGggaggacgaggaagacaGTGATCCCAACTCCAGGTTGACCAATGTCGCAGACGTCTCCCCAGTACACCTGCAACTCTTTTACGGGACCGAAAAGCACGAAGAAAACATGGATGTAGAAGGAAGCGGCGATGTTGATGCCATGACACTCTAA